A genomic window from Phoenix dactylifera cultivar Barhee BC4 unplaced genomic scaffold, palm_55x_up_171113_PBpolish2nd_filt_p 000007F, whole genome shotgun sequence includes:
- the LOC103712294 gene encoding E3 ubiquitin-protein ligase RNF185: MASGFGESSSREPQNSSFSGSNSSSNDAGSFDCNICFELAQDPVVTLCGHLFCWPCLYKWLHVHAHSQECPVCKAIIEEEKLVPLYGRGKNPTDPRSKSVPGVNIPNRPAGQRPSTAPPPDPSNFPHSNPWFMGGTPVASTRLGNYTFSAAIGGLFPLLSFQVHGFPDATAYGPAAGFPYGYANSFHGGHAAHGIPRHVSHGQQADVYLKALLFLVGALVVASLVWF, from the coding sequence ATGGCCAGTGGATTTGGGGAATCGTCGAGCAGGGAGCCCCAGAACTCTTCTTTTTCTGGAAGCAATAGCAGCAGCAATGATGCGGGCAGCTTCGATTGCAACATCTGCTTTGAGTTGGCTCAAGACCCGGTCGTGACTCTCTGCGGTCACCTATTCTGCTGGCCCTGCCTTTACAAATGGCTCCATGTTCATGCCCATTCTCAAGAATGCCCTGTGTGCAAAGCCATCATTGAAGAGGAAAAGCTAGTCCCTCTCTATGGACGAGGAAAAAACCCGACCGACCCACGATCTAAGTCGGTCCCTGGTGTCAACATTCCTAACCGTCCTGCCGGGCAAAGGCCTTCGACAGCCCCACCACCTGACCCGAGCAATTTCCCTCACTCTAACCCATGGTTTATGGGCGGGACTCCAGTGGCAAGCACGAGGCTTGGGAATTACACATTCTCTGCCGCAATCGGTGGTCTGTTCCCGTTGCTGAGCTTTCAAGTTCATGGATTCCCGGATGCAACTGCTTATGGGCCTGCAGCTGGTTTCCCGTATGGGTATGCAAATTCATTTCATGGAGGGCATGCCGCCCACGGGATTCCTCGACATGTGTCTCATGGACAGCAGGCTGATGTCTATCTGAAGGCGCTGTTGTTTCTGGTTGGTGCTCTTGTAGTTGCTAGTCTTGTTTGGTTTTAG
- the LOC103712293 gene encoding elongation of fatty acids protein 3-like, whose product MRGITYWLAEHPAIVGFRWSHAQSWGSTWFFLISAIALYLSLSLFLHLALRLAGRRRPVPLGPLPALHSLAMALASATIFAGILFSSLAEIRDTRWFWRRIKTTPFQWLLCFPLGTRPTGRVFFWSYAFYLSRFLHLLRTFIAILRRRPRALARLFSHSALVCMSFLWLEFSQSFQVLAILSATLAHAVVFGYRFWVGVGLPVASGGAASCFPVVVACQVALLGCNLLCHLGVLLLHLSKGGCNGIGAWVFNSVLNAALLVLFVDFHVKRAVRRRKGLALDDDCGSVRCYRTHTSGSSEANKEQ is encoded by the coding sequence ATGAGGGGAATAACTTACTGGTTAGCGGAGCACCCCGCCATCGTGGGCTTCCGGTGGAGCCACGCCCAGTCCTGGGGCTCCACCTGGTTCTTCCTCATCTCCGCCATCGCGCtctatctctccctctctctcttcctccatctCGCGCTCCGCCTCGCCGGTCGCCGCCGACCGGTCCCACTCGGTCCCCTCCCCGCCCTCCACTCCCTCGCCATGGCCCTCGCCTCCGCCACCATCTTCGCCGGcatcctcttctcctccctcgccGAGATCCGTGACACCCGTTGGTTCTGGCGCCGCATCAAGACCACGCCTTTCCAATGGCTCCTCTGTTTTCCCCTCGGGACTCGCCCTACCGGGCGGGTTTTCTTCTGGTCCTACGCTTTCTACCTCTCTCGCTTCCTCCATCTCCTGCGGACCTTCATTGCGATCCTCCGGCGGCGGCCAAGGGCGCTGGCGCGGCTCTTCAGCCACTCGGCGCTGGTGTGCATGTCCTTCCTCTGGCTCGAGTTCTCGCAGTCGTTCCAGGTGCTGGCGATTCTATCGGCGACGCTGGCGCACGCGGTGGTCTTCGGGTACCGGTTCTGGGTCGGGGTGGGGCTGCCGGTGGCCAGCGGCGGCGCCGCCTCGTGCTTCCCGGTCGTAGTGGCGTGCCAGGTGGCGCTGCTGGGGTGCAACTTGTTGTGCCATCTGGGGGTCCTCCTGCTCCACCTCTCCAAGGGGGGCTGCAACGGGATCGGCGCCTGGGTGTTCAATTCGGTGCTCAACGCCGCGCTGCTCGTCCTCTTCGTCGATTTCCACGTCAAGAGGGCGGTCAGGAGGCGGAAAGGTCTCGCCTTGGACGACGATTGCGGTAGCGTCCGTTGTTACCGGACTCATACTTCTGGATCTTCTGAGGCTAATAAAGAGCAATGA